One Roseofilum capinflatum BLCC-M114 DNA segment encodes these proteins:
- a CDS encoding chlororespiratory reduction protein 7 — MPDSLMYQSDGFVVLEANQPEQFLTEAELLDKLKACLSESQGELPRDLQKFTTLEDQAKYLMDTSCELDLGPGTFLQWYVVRLEKS; from the coding sequence ATGCCCGATTCCTTGATGTATCAGTCCGATGGGTTTGTGGTTTTAGAGGCCAATCAACCGGAGCAATTTCTGACGGAAGCCGAATTACTCGACAAGCTTAAGGCCTGTTTGAGTGAGAGCCAAGGGGAACTCCCCAGAGATTTACAAAAATTTACTACCCTAGAAGACCAGGCCAAGTATCTGATGGACACCTCCTGTGAACTCGATCTTGGCCCGGGAACCTTCTTACAATGGTACGTGGTGCGCTTAGAAAAATCCTAG
- a CDS encoding DUF2854 domain-containing protein, with amino-acid sequence MLRKISLGTVGLYVGGLLTVGGFVAYFTNHPTLNLAGFFYGIPLLLGGLALKASELKPVPVTQEPSAQVLALRNQQGTSTQLQVWKDVTRYRYGQEAHLDESLKSLGLSPTDEERPLLIGIREVAVDDHYALVLEFESPFVSLDAWQEKREKIERFFGPGLRVEVAPQEGEEDCFDVFLIAVGEPTPVS; translated from the coding sequence ATGTTACGCAAAATTTCCTTGGGAACTGTCGGTTTATATGTGGGAGGCCTCTTAACAGTCGGAGGCTTTGTCGCCTATTTTACAAACCATCCCACCCTCAACTTAGCCGGATTTTTTTATGGTATTCCCCTCCTCTTGGGAGGACTAGCCCTAAAAGCCTCAGAATTAAAACCCGTCCCCGTGACTCAAGAGCCTTCTGCCCAAGTTTTAGCCCTGCGTAACCAACAGGGAACATCTACCCAACTCCAGGTCTGGAAAGATGTGACTCGCTATCGCTATGGCCAAGAAGCTCATCTTGATGAGTCCCTGAAAAGTTTAGGCTTAAGTCCAACCGATGAAGAAAGACCCCTTTTAATTGGTATTCGAGAAGTTGCTGTTGATGACCATTATGCTCTAGTTTTAGAGTTTGAGTCGCCTTTTGTCTCTTTAGACGCTTGGCAAGAGAAGCGCGAAAAAATAGAGCGTTTTTTTGGCCCTGGTTTGCGAGTCGAGGTCGCCCCTCAAGAGGGAGAAGAAGATTGTTTTGATGTATTCTTAATTGCTGTCGGTGAACCGACCCCCGTCAGCTAA